From Apus apus isolate bApuApu2 chromosome 22, bApuApu2.pri.cur, whole genome shotgun sequence:
CTGTCCCCCAGATTTTGCACAAGGTGGAGCAGCCAAATGCCACAGAAACCTCAGATGTAAGATGCCAAAGGTGGTTTTCTGTTGCTGaggcattttctgtttctgacaCAGGTGGAATTCACTCGTGAAGTTGAGGAGGACGATAAATCCAAGAGTTTGAAGCACAACAAGAGGATCTTGTTCCAGCGCATGGCGCCCTACCCGCAGCGCAAGGTTATCACTTTCAACCGCTACACAGACGACTTCGAGTTCTATGTCAACTATGGAGATCTGTCCTTCCTGAGCCAGGATGACCTGCGGTGAGTGAGGCAGAGAGCCCTGGGGCAGCACAACATGCCTGGATGGAAAATGGCATCGCCAGACAGGCCTCTGGATCCACCTGGCCACCACTGCCTATTTGCAGATCAGTTCTCCAAGTCAGGTGCTTCAGCAAACCGAACTGTGCTGGTCCCTTACTCTGTGCAGTTGTTGTTGCCTCAGATGCGGCTCTGAGAAGTGTTTGACTGTTCTGCAGTGTTGTTATTCTGaggtttctctctgcttttgtcTCTTGTGTCATCAGGGTTTTTGGTTCTCTCAATCTCACCACCGTGAGGCTAAAGGGAGTTGGGGACAGTTTCAGGAAGCACTCGGATTATGAATCCAAAGGCATCAAAGCTCACTTCAACATGGACGAGAGCGGAGTGCTGAGTCTTGACCGGGTAGGCACTGCCCTGTTGTGGTGTTTGTGTATTTTccagttctggtccctgctcaAAGCTAATGCTGTGCTCCTCTCTCCAAGGTGGAGTCTGTGTTTGAGGCCTTGGTGGAAGACAAGCTGGAGGAGGAGTCAACGCTGACAAGTAAATGCTTAGATATTCATACTAACTGTTGATTTTACCTGTAGTGACTGAGacagctgccacagctgctcctttcAGGAGGTCTGTCTGGGGGAGGTCCTGCATCCACAGCCCTGCAGTGTTCTCCCTTCTTGTCTGTCCTTTGCATTGGTTAGGTTTTAGAGCACAGACTTCCTGCAGAGAGGAGATGGAAATCTGTGTGTTTGGAGCAGAAGGGGCGATGCAGGGGCAGCTAATGCAGCCACAGGTTGAAGCTTGAAGCTTTTTAATTGAAGCTACAAATTTCAGGTCATACTCCAGCAGAGGTGGAGGCCCCACTAGCCTGTGCATGTGAAAATGGAAAGTGAGGTCAGGGCAGGAACTTTCTGGAGTGCATGTAGCTAACCACCAAGGGAGCACTTTGGTGAttgtgagggtgatgaggggaagcagagctgaagattaatttcttcctcctctggtTACACAGTAgtctggatttttttgtctCCCAATGACAGAACTTGGAAACACTATCTCAAGCCTGTTTGGGGGTGGTGGCGCTGCACCAGAAACTGGAGAGAACCTGACAGACCTGGTTCAGGTGAGCCTGGGGCGATTGCTCTGGACCTTGTTAAGGAGGCAGCAATTCCTTAATTAAAGGTGACTGGCAGCAGTCAGAGAATTCTGTTCTGTGAAACATTTGCATGGAAGTTTTACATTAAAACCAGTTTTGGTTTCTCCTTTATTTGCCTGTGGTGaccaggaagaggaagagagcCTGGCAGAAGCAGGTAAAGAGGAGCAGGGGCAGAAACAAGACCAGAAAGGCAGCGCAGAAGATGTGGGtgaagagaagggagaggagaaacaccCTCCTCCAGGTCAGGCAGAAACTGCCCCTCCAAAAGCAGAGTcacagaagaaggaagaaggcgAGAAATCAGAGTCTCAGGTGAGCATCAGATTGAAGGAATGGGACTGTGGTTTCAGTATCTGAGAAGTGGAATTCTTCTTACCCAGTTACTGTCCTGCCTTGGGAAGAAGTTGCAAAATCTGCAGATCTGTTCCCTTGCCTGAGAATACATTTTATCTGTTATAGGATCCcgaggaaaacagagagagtGCAAAAGAGGAAGAACCGTCCAAAAGTTCCAGTGACAGCACAGTTAccaaaacagaggaagagaagaagatCAAAGCACCCAAGAAGCAGAAGCTTGTCCATGAGATCACAATGGACCTGGATGTAAATGATGTACCTGACCTGCTGGAGGACGAACTGGAGAGCTCGATGAAGAAGTAAGTTGGAAATGGCTCTGCTAGGTTGAAGCTCTAGACAAGGGAAGTGAGCGGCTTTAGAGCAGTGGTAGCTCAGTTAGCACCTTTGTTGTCCTGATGGTGTTTGTGCTGTAATGCTCTTCTAGAGGCACTGGCTacctttgatttcttttctcttatGTTAGACTCCAAGACTTGACAGTCAGAGATCTagagaaacaggaaagagaaaaatcagccaACAGCTTGGAGTCCTTCATCTTTGAGACCCAGGTAAGAGGGATAGAAAGGCTTGagaactgctggagagcaggtgGAAGAGTTCTGTGCAGCTTGGCTGTTTGGAatgccagggagctgggggaggcagaTTTGAAGAGCCCAGCTTTCATCTTCAGTCACTTTTTCTGCCACTATTAGGCTTCCCAAGCACTCATGGACTTGGGAGGTTACCTCAGCACAAAATGAACACTTTTCTTCAGCACATTAAACTTTGTTTCCGGTGTCTTTATGTACACTGAgctttgtgttttgaaacaatTGCACTTGGGCTGTAACGAAGCTACAGCTTCTCAAGAACACTGTGCAGAAGAGGCAGCTAACATTAAGTGCATTTGAAGTGATGATTGTTGCAGCTTTACCATCGTGTacctggtgtgtgtgtgtctgtacaCCTGATGTGTTGCCACCGGGTGCGTGGTAACACCAAGAGCAGGAGCTCAGATTTGGGAAGATTGAAGGAGACTCTCCTGGCTAGAGCAACCAGCACCCCAGGAGTGCCCAGCCCAGTTGCAAGTGGGTGACCTTTTTGTCTAGTGCTTCTATGCTCACTGGTATTTGACTGGAGTCATTGCTTTGTTCTTTCCAGGACAAGCTTTACCAAGAAGAGTATCAGTTTGTCTCaacagaggagcagagaggagaaattTCCACGAAACTTAGTGAGGCTTCCAGTTggatggaggaggagggctATGCAGCCACAACCAAGGTATTGCTGCGGGTAGTCAGGGTGTTAGAACAGAACTTGCACTTTTAACTTCTGAGGTTTAGTGTCAGACAGTGGGCAAACTGATTgtctcctttcccctctccctcatTTGCAGGAGCTGAAAGACAAGCTTGCAGAGCTGAAAAAGCTTTGTAGGAACCTCTTTTTCCgtgtggaggagaggagaaagtggCCAGAACGCTTGGCTGCCCTGGAAAGTCTGCTCAACCACTCAACCATCTTCCTCAAGTAAGAGCATGCTGTTGCGAAGGAGGATAATACTTCATGAGACACCAACAGAACATGACCAAATGGACTGTGGTCTGAAAGTCCCTAGTGCTTCCTGAGAAAAGGCGACTCGACCCTGCATGCTGGTGCttggctctgcagagcctcttCTCAGGAGCACACCAGCTTTGTTTGATCTGAGGGGACAGGCTGTGGCCACACTGTCTGAAAGCAGATTTGTCCCTCTTCATCCCACAgcctcagcttttctgtcttttttttttttctctctgtttttctaatGTTGTGATTGCTGCATTGCTGGCTTGGTATTCCATTCTTGGCATCCAGAGATTGATTTCTGACTCTGTTTCCTGCAGATGCAAAAGTACTAATTGGTGTGTGCAGTGGCTAGTTGTTATGATGATAACTGGTGCTCTAAGCATGGAGTTGCCAAGGTACAGTGTTTggtttaacagaaaaaaatgttcttatcTTCCAGGGGAGCCCGAATGATTCTAGAGTCTGACCAGATATTCACAGAAGTGGAACTGAGTACCCTGGAAAAAGCCATCAATGAGACCACGGTAATAAAGGACCAAGTGATTGGCGGGGGGAGAGGGGGTtggtgctgggctgtgtttCCTGTCTGAAGTAACAGGTCGTGTACTTTCACTCAAGATCATGGAATGGAGTGTGCATGTTTTCCCTGCCACCAGCAAATATCTCTCCTTTGTTCTGGTGTTTTCTAATGCTCAACTTCACTCTTTGCTATTTGTCTCCAGGAGGGGTGGGTGGTGTAGCCCAAtaattttgctgcagtttttaaaGGCAGGTGCTGAGTTTTGAGGGTTCTGCCTCTTTGTTTTGTCCCATATCTGGGAAACTAAGAAGCTGGTGGAAATAGCAGGGAGCAGTGTTATTCTGAGTCAGATGTGATGTGGTGACTTTGAGATATGGTGATGTACAGTGGTTCATGGAAccaaaaagcatctgaaaagcaCCTCTTCCCTCTCATCCTACAGACTTGGAAAAATGAGACACTGGCTGAACAGAACAAGCTCTCTCCTACTGAGAAACCCATCCTACTATCCAAAGACATAGAGCTGAAGACAGCAGCCCTGGACAGGGAAGTGCAGTATCTGCTGAATAAGGCCAAGTTtgcaaaacccaaacccaaaaagGAGAAGAACACCACAAAAACTGATTTGGGCAAGAATGCTACAGCAAACTCTGAAACTGAGAACACTATCCCTCCCACGGAGGGGAAACAAGAAGGTAAGGAGGGTGGGGAGCCTCTTCACAACTCCTAGAACGTAATCACTGTGCGTGACACGCTCGTACCTCGAGTGAAAGGGAGCTAAGTAAGTGAAGACAATTATTAACTAGGTTCAAATGGACCACCTCTTAGTTTTCAAAGTTTGCTGGGAAAACCTAGGCGTGGCAGTGTCCTTAATTCCTcagcatttgtttgtttttggtgaCGGAACAGAAAGTGTTTATAAACTTCCTAGGGTGGTAATCAGTCTCAAGCTGGTTGGCTGCCTCATAAGGATGATAAGCCATCAGTTCCCTTCTGGGTGTCCAGGGCAAGTATTCAAGGTCACATCCTATACCAAGGAACAGCATGAGCTGTTGAAACATTTGGGGCTTAGATGGACCCCAGAAAATAATGTATCACTTAGTACAACTTTTTAAGGTCCTCAGGTTCTGAGTGCCTTGGTCCTTTTCACTCCAGCCTGTTCGTCAGCAATGTTCCCTGCCTGTTCCTCTGGCCTCGCCCTGCACCTCCTCTCCTATCTATTCTTCCTGACCTTGTGTGCTCTTTCTACTTTAAACACAGACAAAGCCGAGGATGTTGGTCCAGCCAAGGAACCTCCTACAGTGGAGAAAGTAACAGTAGACAATGAGCCTGGATCAGACTCTGGTGCGTAAATGTTTGTCTGGAACTTGGTAGCTGGCATGCAGGCTGTCCAGGTGCTTCTTTCCCCTGCCTTCTGCACCAGAGACTTGAGGGTTGAGTGGAGTATTTAATGAACATCAGGGACTTTTGGCACTGCTGTGTATGCTGTAGAAGCTGCTACGGCATGTAACTGGGTTTACTTTCATTACACAGGGtccaaaaaagagaagaagacaGAAGCTGGAggacaaagcaggaaaaatgatGAATTATAACACCACTGAAATCCTGATGGTGTCAACATCTATTTATTTCATGGTTACGTTCTTGTTTTTATAATGGACCTGGTTAGTCATTATGTCAATGGAACACAACAACCAGTCTGACACCAACATGGGATAGAgatgtaaattttattttttctttctggggaCTTTGCCGCTACTAACTTAGTgaattgtttctttgttttccttacgTGTTTCAAGGTGGCAGTGTGGCCACTGAGAATTGTCTCGCTTCAGCATGGGAGTCACCACGGTGACTTTTCTGTGGAGGGAAGGCAGTGGAGAAACATCTTGAGCTTTAGGAAGTGGAACATAAACTCTGTGCCATAGCTCCTCTGGTGAGATAAAGGGGGCTCACGCAGGAGCGTGTAGCTGAGGTGGTGGCGTCTGGGCTGAAAGAAGTGGTGTGAGGTCAGTGGAGGGGAGATGAGCTCTGGTTTGGATTGGGGGGAGGGAACGGCGGAGGCTGAGAAAGGAATGTGTTGGGGCGTCCGGTTGGCAGCACAACGGCCGGTGACGGGGAAGGACAGGGCTCGGTAGATTGGAGCTGGCACAGGTGGTGCTCCCTCTTCTCCCCGGGTGCGTGGTGCCCCTCCCGCACCCGCCGTCGCCTCCCGCACCCGCCGTCGCCTCCCGCACCCGCCGTCGCCTCCCGCACCTCTATCTCCACCTCCCGGGACGTTCCTGCCAGCGGCGCGCGCGCTCTGCTGAACTC
This genomic window contains:
- the HYOU1 gene encoding hypoxia up-regulated protein 1, coding for MAPRACWAVGPCCAVVCLLLACRLPAAEPVAVMSVDMGSESMKIAIVKPGVPMEIVLNKESRRKTPVAVSLKENERLFGDSALGMSIRTPKVAFRYFQDLLGKRIDNPHVVLYQSRFPEHELVKDEKRQTVIFKLSQMTQYSPEEMLGMVLNYSRGLAEEFAEQPIKDVVITVPAYFNQAERRAVLHAARMADLKVLQLINDNTAVALNYGVFRRKDINATAQNIMFYDMGAGSTICTIVTYQTVKTKDSGTQPQLQIQGIGFDRTLGGLEMELRLRDYLAKLFNKQHPSKDVRKNPRAMAKLLKEANRLKTVLSANADHMAQIEGLLDDIDFKAKVSRQEFEDLCSDLFQRVPGPVQQALRSAEMSLDGIDQVILVGGATRVPKVQEVLLKAVGKEELGKNINADEAAAMGAVYQAAALSKAFKVKPFVVRDAAVFPIQVEFTREVEEDDKSKSLKHNKRILFQRMAPYPQRKVITFNRYTDDFEFYVNYGDLSFLSQDDLRVFGSLNLTTVRLKGVGDSFRKHSDYESKGIKAHFNMDESGVLSLDRVESVFEALVEDKLEEESTLTKLGNTISSLFGGGGAAPETGENLTDLVQEEEESLAEAGKEEQGQKQDQKGSAEDVGEEKGEEKHPPPGQAETAPPKAESQKKEEGEKSESQDPEENRESAKEEEPSKSSSDSTVTKTEEEKKIKAPKKQKLVHEITMDLDVNDVPDLLEDELESSMKKLQDLTVRDLEKQEREKSANSLESFIFETQDKLYQEEYQFVSTEEQRGEISTKLSEASSWMEEEGYAATTKELKDKLAELKKLCRNLFFRVEERRKWPERLAALESLLNHSTIFLKGARMILESDQIFTEVELSTLEKAINETTTWKNETLAEQNKLSPTEKPILLSKDIELKTAALDREVQYLLNKAKFAKPKPKKEKNTTKTDLGKNATANSETENTIPPTEGKQEDKAEDVGPAKEPPTVEKVTVDNEPGSDSGSKKEKKTEAGGQSRKNDEL